One genomic segment of Nitrospinaceae bacterium includes these proteins:
- a CDS encoding biopolymer transporter ExbD: MRFASKVEEDYSLQLTSLIDVVFLLLIFFMVSTSFVDFTRRMDILLPESSKSTEVERVENFLLEVGLEKKLSLNGKSVTIEALERMLKEAKARPGKRTLIIKADKRLDYGFVVRIMGISFSAGIRDISVAVKE, encoded by the coding sequence ATGCGTTTTGCGTCAAAAGTTGAGGAAGACTATAGCCTTCAGCTTACATCGTTGATCGACGTGGTTTTCTTGCTCCTGATCTTTTTCATGGTCTCGACCTCGTTTGTTGATTTCACCCGCCGGATGGATATTTTGCTGCCCGAATCGAGCAAAAGCACTGAGGTCGAGCGGGTAGAGAATTTCCTCCTTGAAGTGGGCCTTGAGAAAAAACTCTCACTCAACGGAAAGAGTGTCACCATCGAGGCACTTGAACGCATGCTTAAGGAGGCCAAGGCCCGGCCCGGTAAGCGCACTCTTATCATCAAGGCTGACAAACGCCTCGACTATGGGTTCGTTGTACGCATCATGGGCATTAGTTTTTCTGCCGGCATACGGGATATATCCGTCGCCGTGAAAGAGTAG
- a CDS encoding DegT/DnrJ/EryC1/StrS family aminotransferase: MTIPHSRPTLGDEDAQAALEAIHSGQLAEGARVADFEAKMASYLSRSGGVAVSSGTAALHLSLLATGVEPGDTVIVPSYNCAALAQAVAHAGARMRLCDVDPATGNPTAETISSVGTGAQAIIVAHVFGAPAEIEKITAIGPPVVEDLAQALGASLPGGKAGSFGQLAVCSFYATKLMTAGGEGGMILGDDALALEKARDSRSYDERGDLAPRWNYKLTDLQAAIGLAQLSRFEEFIKRRREIAAFYDEHLAQSPLELPTNATGGHVYHRYVVGLPDSWIKERGAESVEQAIAEFKKNGISARRPIYRPLHVLTGESGFPGADDAWARHLSLPIFPTMTDDEADAVAKTALSIF, translated from the coding sequence ATGACTATCCCCCACTCACGCCCCACCCTCGGTGATGAAGACGCTCAAGCGGCGCTTGAGGCGATTCACTCCGGTCAGTTGGCCGAGGGAGCGCGCGTAGCCGATTTTGAGGCGAAAATGGCCTCCTATCTCAGCAGGTCGGGCGGCGTCGCCGTGAGCAGCGGAACCGCCGCACTGCATCTGTCTCTGTTGGCGACAGGCGTTGAGCCCGGCGATACGGTTATTGTTCCCAGCTACAACTGCGCCGCCCTCGCACAAGCCGTCGCCCACGCCGGGGCGCGGATGCGGCTCTGCGATGTGGACCCCGCTACCGGAAACCCCACGGCGGAAACCATCTCAAGTGTGGGCACGGGCGCACAAGCCATTATAGTGGCGCATGTTTTCGGGGCGCCTGCCGAAATCGAAAAAATCACCGCCATAGGGCCTCCTGTTGTCGAGGATCTGGCGCAAGCCCTAGGTGCGAGTCTTCCCGGCGGCAAGGCGGGGAGTTTTGGCCAACTCGCGGTGTGCAGCTTCTATGCGACGAAACTCATGACCGCAGGCGGCGAGGGTGGGATGATTCTCGGAGACGACGCGTTGGCACTTGAGAAGGCACGAGATTCACGCTCCTATGATGAGCGGGGTGATCTCGCCCCCCGCTGGAATTACAAACTCACTGACCTACAGGCAGCCATTGGCCTGGCTCAGCTATCCAGGTTCGAGGAATTCATCAAGCGCCGCCGCGAGATTGCCGCATTTTATGACGAACACTTGGCGCAATCACCACTCGAATTACCCACAAACGCCACGGGCGGGCATGTTTATCATCGCTATGTAGTCGGCCTACCTGATAGTTGGATAAAGGAGCGTGGCGCAGAGTCTGTCGAGCAGGCCATAGCAGAATTTAAAAAAAATGGAATATCCGCCCGGCGGCCTATATACAGACCGCTCCATGTATTAACGGGCGAATCGGGCTTTCCGGGCGCAGACGACGCTTGGGCACGTCATTTATCGCTTCCGATATTTCCCACAATGACCGATGATGAAGCGGACGCCGTAGCGAAAACCGCACTTTCAATATTTTAA
- a CDS encoding histidine phosphatase family protein: MTGQVQDPTTSFPEKEAQLTRIVLLRHGAAGGSREALFISRTNVELLPEGEEQVKDAARRAAHWLESTGEVLVFSSPLLRAKTSAEIFCAALPSEVSTNEPSVVDDLIELDLGDWEGESYESLMKKDPERMKRHYENFVTSKAPGGEALADLAARVRPAMEAVRRKAAGRVAVVAAHAAVNRVIVCDALGAPLESFFRIELGLGSFCVIDYHAEAPLVRLLNG; the protein is encoded by the coding sequence GTGACTGGACAGGTTCAGGATCCGACGACCTCGTTTCCCGAAAAAGAGGCCCAGCTCACTCGGATTGTATTGCTTCGGCATGGAGCAGCTGGGGGCTCGCGGGAAGCGCTTTTTATTTCTCGAACGAATGTGGAACTGCTGCCCGAGGGAGAGGAGCAGGTAAAAGACGCGGCCCGGCGGGCGGCCCACTGGCTGGAATCTACTGGCGAGGTTCTTGTTTTCTCAAGTCCGCTTTTGCGGGCAAAGACAAGCGCCGAGATCTTTTGTGCTGCTCTTCCATCAGAGGTGAGCACCAACGAGCCCAGTGTTGTTGATGATTTGATCGAACTCGATCTTGGCGATTGGGAAGGGGAGAGCTACGAGTCTTTGATGAAAAAAGATCCTGAGCGCATGAAGCGCCACTATGAAAATTTTGTCACCTCTAAAGCCCCTGGGGGCGAGGCGCTGGCGGATCTGGCGGCGCGTGTGCGCCCGGCCATGGAGGCGGTCCGGCGCAAGGCGGCAGGGCGGGTGGCCGTCGTGGCGGCGCATGCCGCCGTGAACCGTGTGATTGTCTGTGACGCGCTTGGTGCGCCGCTTGAGAGTTTTTTCAGAATCGAACTGGGTCTCGGTTCATTTTGTGTGATCGACTACCATGCTGAGGCGCCACTCGTACGTTTGCTGAATGGCTGA
- a CDS encoding undecaprenyl/decaprenyl-phosphate alpha-N-acetylglucosaminyl 1-phosphate transferase: protein MSNIYSSEIIGISVGCLIMLLIGIWDDMRDLSSRIKILGQLLACTIVVYSGVRLSFMPPTLWGDSVEVILTFIWLIGIANALNFLDGMDGLATGLGAIASFFIGLTAYQTNQPSLMFMGLGLMGACLGFLPFNLRADKPALIFLGDAGSTFIGFFLASMGVLGQWDTHDPIKAFSVPVLILGVLLFDMTYTSVIRVSSGKVSNIRQWLDYVGKDHIHHQLSALGLTNRQTVFFIYLIASSLGISAIVLRNGQLVDAILLVLQCFNILFMMVILMQKGAEKKNLDKE, encoded by the coding sequence ATGAGCAACATCTATTCGAGTGAAATCATAGGCATCTCGGTCGGCTGCCTGATAATGCTCTTGATCGGCATCTGGGACGACATGCGCGACCTCTCCTCGCGCATTAAAATTCTCGGCCAACTTCTCGCCTGCACCATCGTCGTATACTCGGGCGTGCGTCTCTCTTTTATGCCCCCTACTCTATGGGGAGATTCTGTCGAAGTTATCCTGACGTTCATCTGGCTCATCGGCATAGCCAACGCGCTGAATTTTCTAGACGGCATGGATGGCCTCGCTACCGGATTAGGCGCCATCGCCTCTTTCTTCATTGGCCTGACCGCCTATCAGACCAACCAGCCTAGCCTGATGTTCATGGGCCTCGGGCTCATGGGTGCGTGCCTGGGTTTTCTTCCCTTCAACCTTCGAGCAGACAAACCCGCCCTAATCTTCCTCGGGGATGCCGGCAGCACATTCATCGGTTTCTTTCTCGCCAGCATGGGAGTCCTAGGCCAATGGGACACACATGACCCGATCAAGGCTTTTTCCGTTCCTGTGTTGATTTTGGGTGTTCTGCTGTTCGACATGACCTACACATCGGTCATTCGCGTATCGTCAGGAAAGGTCAGCAACATCCGGCAGTGGCTCGACTACGTGGGCAAGGATCATATCCACCACCAATTGAGCGCCCTTGGGCTCACAAACCGCCAGACGGTTTTCTTTATCTACCTTATCGCCAGTTCTCTGGGTATATCGGCCATTGTCCTGAGAAACGGTCAACTGGTAGACGCCATTCTGCTGGTCCTCCAGTGCTTCAACATTCTCTTTATGATGGTAATTTTGATGCAGAAGGGCGCCGAGAAGAAAAACCTCGACAAGGAATAG